GTATGGAAGTGCCGCTGCAAAAATTTGGTTGGGCCGCACCTGCTTACATTGCGTGTTGTTGTGAACTACGTCAGCAAGGTAGCCCAGCTCCTCAATCCAGAAGGTGTTTGAGAAGTTTTCTTCAATCAAGTTGGGCAGCGATCCCCACTCCTTTACAAATGCACTATCCTTGAATTCCTTAGCTAGGCTGAGCGTAAAGCATACGGCGTTATACCAGAGTGCGTTGATTTCAACCGGGAAGCCTTCGCGAGCAGTTACCGGCTTTCCAGCAACAACCGCATCCATCCAGGTAAGTGCTACACCGGGTTCGCCAGCAAATACCAATCCGTTATCGTGCATTTTGATGTTGTAAGGAAGTTCTCCTGTTCGGTAGGCATGGAGAATAGTTTTCATCTTTTTGCCATACGATGTCCAGACTTCTTTACGGTCTTTGGTAGTTTCGGCATACATTTGAATAGACCAGAAAAACCAAAGTGGCGCGTCTACGGAGTTGAAGGCAGTGGCGGTAGAGTGACCAACGTTAGGGAAGAGGCCATCTTTCATTTCCGCAGCCAGCGTATCGATCACCGCCTTGCAGGTTTTTACATCACCATTTGTGAGCGTGAGCCCCGGCAACGATACAAAGGTGTCGCGACCCCACCTCCCAAACCATGGATAGCCGGCAATAAGTTCCACCTTTTTTTCCTTCTTCACCAAGAATTGCTGCCCAGAATTATTTAGGCAGTTTCTGAAAGAATCCTTCTGAGGACGATGCTTAATTTCGTTATTCAGTTTTGTGACAAATGAGTTGGGTGCCTCTTCCTTTGTGGAGGCAGAAAACACAACACTTTCCCCTTTTTTTATTGAGATTTCGAAGTATCCTAGCGTGAGCAAGTCCTCCTGAAATTCATAGCCTCTGTTCTGCTCCTCCATATACTCGATGTTGTAGAACCAATCGGGGGCTGCTACAAACTCATTCTTGTGGCTTAGCTGCATGTGAAGGAATGGAAATCCCGGATAGAGCTTTGCCTTAATGCCATTTGCAATGGGCTTGAAATGGGTGTCGGCATTCATGTTGGCCTTTGAAAGGGCATGCGAGTTTCTGAAGGCAAGAAATGGCTTAATGCGCAACTTTGTTGGTGAATGAGCATCAAGCAGTGTATAGCGAATAAGAAGTTGCTCTTCGTTGTGGGTAAACGCTATCTCCTTAAGCAACTTTACACCGCCCACCTGGTATGTTAGCCTTACTGTAGGCTCATATTCAAAGTCGACGATATACTTATGACCTCTGGGTTCGTAAAGCCCTGGATATTTGTGAATCCCAAGGTTAAACGATTGTCCTCGCTGGATAACGGTTTCGTCAACCGAAGAGAGGAGTACGTGATTTTCGTAATCAAACTCCTTGAGCGGCAGCACCATCATCCCATGGTATTTCCTGGTATTACATAGCACAATGGTGCTGCTGCAATACCCACCAGCTCGGTTCGTGCTCAGAATTTCTCTCTGGAGAGAATATTCTAAGTTAACCAACTCATCTTTGTTGAAGGTAAGATATCCCATGACAACTAATTTTTACTCCGTCCAGCCAAGGATGGAGGTGATTTTGCACTTCGATTTTTATTTCTCCAAAATTCGTATCAAGTTATGAATTTTTAGGCTGTTTGTCAGCTTAATAAGGTTAATATTTCTGTTATTTTTAGCTACATCGATTGCGTTGGCACCTTTTATAGAACTTTTTACTGTTAATTTTTACGAATGTGTAGCAGTCAAGAGCCAGTAAGCCAGTGTTGTAGCGTTGTTGCTGATAGATGAGGGTTAATTACACCGTTTTTTTTTCGATATTTACGCTTCAAAAAAAATGACGATGATGAAGTGGATTTCATTTCTAATGGTCGGATTTGCAATGCTTTCCTGCACTGGCGTTTCCGGAAACAAAACTGAAATCAAGGGGAAATTTTTTCAGCCGGGGGCAAAGTTGGTGCTCTATAGGGTAATGGCAAAGGAGCCGGAGGAGGTTGATTCTACTTACGTGCTGGATGGTGGGAAATTTTCATTTGAATTGCGGCTAACAGAGCCAACCTTCTTTCTGCTTCGATACACAACTCAAAAGGAAATTGTGCTGCTTATTGAGCCGGGGGAGCAGGTAAAAATGGATATTACCGATTCTCCCAAGTGGCTGAAATATAGTATAAAAGGATCCCTTGGTAGTGAAAAAATTAAGGTTGTATCCGATAGCTTAAACCATACATTGAATCTTCTCGATTCCATGAAGGTAAAGTTTGAGGCACTGTCCAAAATGCAGGTAAATCAGGATAGTCTTCGTCATGTGTTTATGGATACGGTTCGTTACATCGTTCAGCGCCATAGAACATTCACTCGAAATTTTGTAAGGAAGAATACACAGTCGTTGGCAGTGATTGTAGCGCTGAATCAGCAGTTCGACCCACGCACCTTTGTGCTTAATTCCAAGGAGGATTTTCAGCTCTTTCGACTGGCTGACTCAACTTTGTATATCAAGTACCCCAGCAATGACTTAGTTAGGGTCCTTCACCAAAATGTGAGCAACTTTGAGCAGCAGCAAGCCTTGTTTGCAGAGGCGCGAAACATGCCTTCGGTAGGAACAACAGCGCTCGATTTCTCGATGGCTACTCCTAAAGGGGATACTCTTTCACTTAAAAGTTTGCGTGGAAAATACGTGCTGCTAGACTTCTGGGCTTCGTGGTGTCCCCCCTGTCGCAAAGAAAATCCCAATCTGGTGAAGGCTTACCAAAAATACCATACCTTAGGGTTTGAAATACTGCAGGTGTCAATCGATAAAAACCGTGCGTCGTGGATAAAGGCCATTGCCGATGATAAGCTTAGCTGGCATCAGGTTGGAGACCTAAAGTTTTGGGATTCTCCGGTGGCACGCCTCTACCACATCACGCGCATTCCAGCCAACTTTCTTATCGATCCAAACGGGAAAATTATTGCCCGGGACGTTAGGGGTGAGGAGCTCGAGAAAACGCTCAGTAGAATATTTGAAAAAAAGTAGTTGTTGATTACGAAAATGATGAATATGAAGTTTGGGAAAATTTTGATTTTCGGCCTGGCCATTGCGCTGGCTTCGTGTCAGGGAAAGCAAACAGTAAGAATTGGTGGAACCATTGCAAATGGCAATAACTTGGTGGTTTATTTGGAGAAGTTTGATATTTCAACTGCCTCACCAATGGACTCTGTGGTGCTTGGGCCTACTGGTGAATTTCATTTCAAGGCGAAAGTGGACAACCCCGGCTTTTACCTGCTTAAGCTGTCGGGAAAGAGCCCTATTACCTTGCTGCTAGCCCCAAAGGAGAAAGTTACTGTAAATGCTGATGCGGCTACCTTCGATAAATCCTACACCGTTGAGGGCTCCGTTGGCTCTTTGAAAGTACAGGATATTTATAATCGCTTGATAACGCTTAAAGCAAAAGTCGATTCGCTTTCGAAAGTTGCCAAAGCGGAGGGTGACAACCAACCTGCATTGCTAAAGATATACTCTACCACCGATAGCCTTATTCAGGCACATAAGGAGTATTCCATCGCATTTATGCAGAAAAACATCAACTCACTTGCCACCGTTTTTGCGCTTTACCAGCAAATATCGGAGGGAACCTTTCTCTTCAGCTCCATCGACGACCTCACCTACTACAGGATGGTGGCTTCTGCACTTAAGGCGTTCTACCCTAATTTGATGATAACAAAAGTGGTGCTTAACGACTATGATCAGCTCGACACCAAGGTAAAGCGTTACAAAGTGAACCAGATGGTGGCAACCGCTCAATCAACTTTACCCGAAATTGCACTGCCCAATATGGCTGGCGACACTGTTCGACTATCATCTTTCAAGGGTAAGGTTGTGATACTGGATTTTTGGACATCGACTTACCCGGGTGCACTGCTCGATAATCGTGAGCTGCTCAATATTTATAAGGAGTTTAAAGGCAAGGTGGTGGTGTATCAGGTTTCTCTCGACACCGATAAAGATGCCCTGATGAGCGCTTTGAAGGAGAGCGGAATTCCGTGGACAGTTGTTTCTGATTTCACTGGTGAAGGTTGTGTGGCTGCCCATGTATATAATGTTCAGCAATTACCTGAAAACTATATTATTAGCAAAAAGTATGAGATTGTTGGAAAGAATCTATTTGGGAATGATTTGCGGATGAAGCTGAAGGAAATTGTCGGCTAATGGACAAAACGAAACTTTACTTTATCAGCGATGCCCATTTGGGTTTAGCAACCAAGCAACCCAGTGTAGTAAGGGAGCGTTACCTTGTCGACCTGCTCGACAGGGCTAAGGCTGATGCACGTGAGATTTTTCTCCTCGGTGATATTTTTGATTTCTGGTTTGAGTATAAACGGGTTGTGCCAAAGGGCTTTACCCGCCTGCTGGGCAAAATTGCCGAGCTTACCGATAGTGGTATTCCCGTTCACTTTTTTACTGGCAATCACGATATCTGGGCCTTCGACTATCTTCCTGCTGAAATAGGGGTTCAGATACACCGAGGTCCATTGGTGGTAGAACGTTTTGGGAAGCGATTCTACCTAGCGCATGGCGATGGACTTGGCCCTGGCGACAAAGGCTATAAGCTGCTAAAGTGGGTTTTCACCAGAAAAATACTGCAGTGGTTGTTTGCCCGTCTTCATCCAAATTTGGCCATGTGGTTCGGCCAACGCTGGTCGTATAACAGCCGCTATGCAAAGGCAATTTTTAATGATTTTCAAGGTGAAAATGAGGACCTCTATATCTATTCCAACCAGATATTAGAGCATGAGCATTTCGATTTTTTCGTGTATGGCCACCGCCATGCTTTGGCATTCATGCCCTTGAAAGATAGCTCGGCCACTCTAGTTGTTCTTGGCGATTGGATTGTGAACTTCACCTACGGAGTTTTTGATGGTGAAAAATTTGAAATGAAGAAATACCGTTTGAATGAGAGCATTTAAGTTGGCAATAAAAACAGACGAAACATCGGTTCTCGGGAAAATAAGTAATGCAGTTAAAGAGGCCATCCCGGTGGCCCTAAAAACTGGGTGGTGGCTAATAAAGCTGATTATCCCAGTTTCGTTGGCGGTGACGTTGCTAAAATATTATGGAATTCTTGAGATACTATCGCGACTTCTTTCTCCACTGTTTTCTAACTTTGGCTTACCTGGCGAGGCTGTTTTGGCCTACCTCAGCGCTATATTCCTTAATATTTACTCAGCCATTGCAGTAATTAGCACGCTTCCGCTTACCGGAAGAGAGATAACCATACTGGCCGTTATGTGTCTCATCTCCCACAACCTAATAGTGGAGACGGCTGTTCAGCGAAAAACCGGATCACGCGTTGGTGAAATGTTGGCCCTTCGACTGGGGGTAAGCCTCCTGGCTGGGTTTTTACTTAACTTAATGGTACCTGCTTCGGTGGGTGTTTCCTCCTTTATGATTACAAGCGGGGAGGGTGTAACCCTAAAGGCTGCATTGATGGAATGGATTTCAAGTTCGGCTTATTTGGCATTAAAAATAATTGTGTTGGTATCGCTGTTGATGATTCTGCAACGCATACTGCAGGCGTTTGGTATTTTAGCACTTCTTTCGAAAGGGCTAAAACCTATCCTCCGACCGTTTGGGCTTCCGGCCAACACCACCTTTCTATGGTTGGTTGCCAATGTTCTTGGTCTTGCTTACGGCTCGGCGGTAATGATGGAGGAGACCTCTGCTGGACGACTATCTCGCGAGGAGGCCGACTTGCTTAACTATCACATTGCCATTTCGCACAGCAACCTCGAGGATGTCCTGCTCTTTGTGGCCATAGGTGCACCTTTCGTCTGGCTGCTTTTCCCTCGATTGATTCTTGCTGGAGTGGCAGTGTGGACCGTGAGGTTTGTAAAATATGGTAATCGAAGTTTTCATTAAATTGTAGGACCAATTTTGCATTTTATTGATTAGAAAAATGAATAACCCATGAAGCAATACTTGGCATTACTGGACCATATTGTAGAAAACGGAGTAGTTAAGGACGATCGCACTGGCACTGGTACTAAGAGCGTGTTTGGCTACCAAATGCGGTTTAACCTTCAGGATGGTTTTCCGCTCGTTACCACCAAGAAGGTTCATATGAAAAGCATTATTCATGAGCTGCTCTGGTTTTTAAAGGGTGAAACCAATGTTGCCTACCTTAACCAGAATAAGGTGACCATTTGGGATGAGTGGGCCGATGAGTCCGGCGGATTGGGCCACATTTACGGTTACCAATGGCGCTCCTGGCCCGGACTCGATGGAAAAACATACGATCAAATTGCTGGAGTTGTAAATAGCTTAAAAAACAATCCCGATTCGCGACGGCATATTGTGAGCGCTTGGAATGTTGCCGAGCTAGAGAATATGGCACTTCCGCCTTGCCATGTGCTGTTTCAGTTTTACGTGGCCGATGGCAAGCTCTCCTGCCATCTCTATCAGCGAAGTGCCGATGTGTTTTTAGGCGTTCCATTCAACATTGCCTCGTACGCTTTGCTAACGCACATGATGGCGCAGGTTACTGGCTATGCGCCTGGTGAATTTGTTCATTCGCTTGGCGATACCCACATCTACCTCAACCATTTTGAGCAGGTTAAGCTGCAGCTGAGCCGCGAGCCAAAACCTTTGCCGACGCTTAAACTTAATCCTGATGTAAAGAGCATTTTCGATTTTCGTTACGAGGATATTACCATTGAAGGATACGAGTCACATCCGGCCATCAAGGCCGATATTGCCGTGTAGCTTATGGTTTCGATTATTGTAGCAGTTGGGAACAAAGGGGCAATTGGTCTTAGAAA
This window of the Williamwhitmania sp. genome carries:
- a CDS encoding TlpA disulfide reductase family protein: MMKWISFLMVGFAMLSCTGVSGNKTEIKGKFFQPGAKLVLYRVMAKEPEEVDSTYVLDGGKFSFELRLTEPTFFLLRYTTQKEIVLLIEPGEQVKMDITDSPKWLKYSIKGSLGSEKIKVVSDSLNHTLNLLDSMKVKFEALSKMQVNQDSLRHVFMDTVRYIVQRHRTFTRNFVRKNTQSLAVIVALNQQFDPRTFVLNSKEDFQLFRLADSTLYIKYPSNDLVRVLHQNVSNFEQQQALFAEARNMPSVGTTALDFSMATPKGDTLSLKSLRGKYVLLDFWASWCPPCRKENPNLVKAYQKYHTLGFEILQVSIDKNRASWIKAIADDKLSWHQVGDLKFWDSPVARLYHITRIPANFLIDPNGKIIARDVRGEELEKTLSRIFEKK
- a CDS encoding thymidylate synthase, translated to MKQYLALLDHIVENGVVKDDRTGTGTKSVFGYQMRFNLQDGFPLVTTKKVHMKSIIHELLWFLKGETNVAYLNQNKVTIWDEWADESGGLGHIYGYQWRSWPGLDGKTYDQIAGVVNSLKNNPDSRRHIVSAWNVAELENMALPPCHVLFQFYVADGKLSCHLYQRSADVFLGVPFNIASYALLTHMMAQVTGYAPGEFVHSLGDTHIYLNHFEQVKLQLSREPKPLPTLKLNPDVKSIFDFRYEDITIEGYESHPAIKADIAV
- a CDS encoding UDP-2,3-diacylglucosamine diphosphatase; translated protein: MDKTKLYFISDAHLGLATKQPSVVRERYLVDLLDRAKADAREIFLLGDIFDFWFEYKRVVPKGFTRLLGKIAELTDSGIPVHFFTGNHDIWAFDYLPAEIGVQIHRGPLVVERFGKRFYLAHGDGLGPGDKGYKLLKWVFTRKILQWLFARLHPNLAMWFGQRWSYNSRYAKAIFNDFQGENEDLYIYSNQILEHEHFDFFVYGHRHALAFMPLKDSSATLVVLGDWIVNFTYGVFDGEKFEMKKYRLNESI
- a CDS encoding TlpA disulfide reductase family protein; the encoded protein is MKFGKILIFGLAIALASCQGKQTVRIGGTIANGNNLVVYLEKFDISTASPMDSVVLGPTGEFHFKAKVDNPGFYLLKLSGKSPITLLLAPKEKVTVNADAATFDKSYTVEGSVGSLKVQDIYNRLITLKAKVDSLSKVAKAEGDNQPALLKIYSTTDSLIQAHKEYSIAFMQKNINSLATVFALYQQISEGTFLFSSIDDLTYYRMVASALKAFYPNLMITKVVLNDYDQLDTKVKRYKVNQMVATAQSTLPEIALPNMAGDTVRLSSFKGKVVILDFWTSTYPGALLDNRELLNIYKEFKGKVVVYQVSLDTDKDALMSALKESGIPWTVVSDFTGEGCVAAHVYNVQQLPENYIISKKYEIVGKNLFGNDLRMKLKEIVG
- a CDS encoding amylo-alpha-1,6-glucosidase encodes the protein MGYLTFNKDELVNLEYSLQREILSTNRAGGYCSSTIVLCNTRKYHGMMVLPLKEFDYENHVLLSSVDETVIQRGQSFNLGIHKYPGLYEPRGHKYIVDFEYEPTVRLTYQVGGVKLLKEIAFTHNEEQLLIRYTLLDAHSPTKLRIKPFLAFRNSHALSKANMNADTHFKPIANGIKAKLYPGFPFLHMQLSHKNEFVAAPDWFYNIEYMEEQNRGYEFQEDLLTLGYFEISIKKGESVVFSASTKEEAPNSFVTKLNNEIKHRPQKDSFRNCLNNSGQQFLVKKEKKVELIAGYPWFGRWGRDTFVSLPGLTLTNGDVKTCKAVIDTLAAEMKDGLFPNVGHSTATAFNSVDAPLWFFWSIQMYAETTKDRKEVWTSYGKKMKTILHAYRTGELPYNIKMHDNGLVFAGEPGVALTWMDAVVAGKPVTAREGFPVEINALWYNAVCFTLSLAKEFKDSAFVKEWGSLPNLIEENFSNTFWIEELGYLADVVHNNTQCKQVRPNQIFAAALPYSAISDDQKASLLKVVEKELLTPKGIRTLSPQDPKYTGRYFGGQAERDSAYHQGTAWPWLLGFYVEANFKLHGKAYLSTAKKIADNFKEDMTTRGLCSIAEIYDGDPPQHPEGAISQAWSVAAVLRILDFIDVYSNQ
- a CDS encoding nucleoside recognition domain-containing protein; this encodes MRAFKLAIKTDETSVLGKISNAVKEAIPVALKTGWWLIKLIIPVSLAVTLLKYYGILEILSRLLSPLFSNFGLPGEAVLAYLSAIFLNIYSAIAVISTLPLTGREITILAVMCLISHNLIVETAVQRKTGSRVGEMLALRLGVSLLAGFLLNLMVPASVGVSSFMITSGEGVTLKAALMEWISSSAYLALKIIVLVSLLMILQRILQAFGILALLSKGLKPILRPFGLPANTTFLWLVANVLGLAYGSAVMMEETSAGRLSREEADLLNYHIAISHSNLEDVLLFVAIGAPFVWLLFPRLILAGVAVWTVRFVKYGNRSFH